Within Mytilus edulis chromosome 10, xbMytEdul2.2, whole genome shotgun sequence, the genomic segment atttggactTTTACATGATTTTTTGGGGTTTCTTTTATACACAAGATAAAACTATGGAAAAACTCAAGTCTTCTTGTACTACCAGCAATTACTTCTAGAATATTGGTCGTATGTTTATAAAAAGCAATTAAAAgactgaagaagaaaaaaactggaaaatcatagtCTTGTTGAACTGCTATTAGATCAGTATTTGTTAAAGTATGAATAGTTATtggatataaataaatatctattgaaacactgaaaaatgtaaataaaaattagttgaaacaCTTAAGAACATCAATAAATATAGCAAAGGAAGCTTCCAAAAAGGCCAATTGAGCTATTCTCGTGATCACTTACTGTCTGTTGTTCCTCAACTTTTCAAAAagcttttcctctgaaactactgtgccagctagaaccaaacttggccacactcatcagTACTGTTTTTAGTTAAAAAGAAATGTAAGATTACCCTGCCTGCTAACCAACACAGCAAATATGGCTAAATAGAGGACACATAAGAATTGGAGTGAAAACTGTTAATATATATCAGCACAACAAGATCTAGTCAATCATCAGACCAGCTTGCTCGCAAAACCATGTGACCAGGAGGAAGGTTTAGCTATTCTGACACTTAtgagtttgtttgtttgtttgtctgtttgtttagtttttttttgcctttgtcACCTTGATACTTctcatcaatataattaattaccAGTTGAATTAAATAACAACAGTTCTACATACAAGGTATGTCTAGATATTAGGATTTCTCCTAATAGTCATTCATAAGACCAGCTTGTTCGCAAAACCATGTGATCAGGAGGAAAGTTTATATTGGGGCTTAGTTTTTCATTGGTTATTCGTGgataattgtatattttatttggaaaatttCCTATTTGACAGCTAGACAAGGTTCCTATGTTCACTCCTCCAGATATATGTTTGTCATGTCAATACACTCTCAGTGGTCACCATACGTCGCACATTTTGAGGGCCGCAAGGATGATTAGTTTATTGTAACTAACTGTTTGCCCTCTTTAAATAAGGAATTGATTATTATAACTATTATTAAAATATAGAGAAAGACCCCTTACTCTACAATACGAGAAACCATAAGCAGAGGTATAGAAGAAAAGGGTTTTGTCATCCTATGACTTGAACACTGTCATAATAGTTCACAACTGGTATAATTGTGAATCAAAGAATAAATCCCAAGAATCCACagtaaaaattatatgaaaatactAGTATTGTTTGGTGTTTTCCAATTTCCATTCGGGTATAATGATTATACAGCACCCTTAACTGTTTAATGACATTAGGCAAGTCATATCTTATTTATCATGACCAAAATTGTATGCATGATTTACTTCTAAATAACATAAACCACATGTAAGTTCATATTTCAGACACCAGatataaaaagtgaaataacaaaaataccgaaattcCGAGGTAAATTCTAAACAGCGCACCAggaaatgcaaaatcaaaagctcaaacccatcaaatgaatggattacaactgtttTTCTTGACTCGGCAAAAGCATTTGAATTGTGTGTAGAAATTGTTGGATGAACTTGGTTTTATGgttagctaaacctcccacttgtacgacagtcgcataacattccattatattgacaacaatgtgtaaacGAAAAAAACAGACGTAATAGgtaacaatattaaaaataagaGTACAGCatgcagtcaacattgtgttctgATCTTAATCATTAGCAAACACAAATATGTTaacagataaaaacaaaaagtcatatagacaaagcacattggCAAAAAGGAAAGACGAGAATGCAAAATGTACCATAGCCCGATGATCTGTATCAATTACATATTAAAGCTGCAGCTCCCTGACAGTCCctgtatatgatatatatttcattgacagggtttgaaaaatatattccaacctttatcacaataaattatagcCCTTAAGTTGTCATTGGGTGATGGTCTCATTGGCGGATATCTCTTAGATCTTTTATTCATACCATAATACAAATAGAAACCTGGAATTATCTTATTCTCGTTGTGTTACCATCTTTCATAATCGATTACTTAGACAACGGACCGTCTTATAAAAGTGTTCGATTGTCGTTGGTTGTggatgaaaattaaatatatataagtttCATCAGCTGGGAACCATCACTAATGTCAGCTTGTTGCAACAATTTAGCTTAAAAAAGAAGGCGTCACCGGTCACAGCCTTAAAACATCAGGAACGtattaaacaaaaacacaaaaatccaGACAatgaaatttcatttaattttaaggTTTCTTTAAAATCATAGCTTTCTGTATACACGTATTTAGACATACAATATAGTATATTACATTTGGTTTAGAATTATATAAACATCTCTTTTGACctttttttgtgattatacttatCACCATGTTCCCTGAGTATAGCTATTAGCAATAAACGTTTGAGATGCAGAACTCCTTTCTGCAACTGCCAGTATGTAATTGTCTTAGCTAAGAATACCCTGTTTTCATCTTAATCCTTATATAGTTCCATCGATAAATAAAACACGAACGAAAAGTATCGTTCATTCCGATTACGGTATTAATGTTTCCTGTTACACTCCTGTTTATATGTGACAAGTAAAGGTTTTACTTTTCTCTGAGTATTTGTCTGGTTATTTCAAAGAATGTTTTGAATAAATTATCTCAAATACATATTTCTGATGCCGAAAAGACAGATTCTTCTAATAGAAATATTTTCGCTTCCTGATCTTCAGTTTTGGGCCAGTTTCCTATGATAAAGTTCCCATTTCCGTCACATGCAACACTATATGGCACTTCAACGTCAAGTTCGTCAGCTCTATATACCTTCAAGAGAATTCCATCACTGTCCAGAACGTGGAAAGTTTCGTTACTATGGTCACAAGCAACAACGTTTCCGGTAGAAACGGAAGTGACACCCGTCGGATCAAATGGTTTTCTAAAGTTGTGAAATGTCTCTCCGGTGTAGATGTGTTTGAGATGTCCCCTTGGATCACACATGATCAGTCGTCCGGTTGTCTGTCCTGTGGAATCGATTGCAATGATACCACCTGTTCTAGTATTCACTGAACATCGAAgtggaaatgtaaaaagaagtttCCCATTCTGATCACGTTCTATTTCTAGCAAAACCGTATTAGGTGGTTCGATTTCGACAATTTTTCTAACACTATTTTTGTCTACCCACAAGTTTCTTTTCTCTGAAAGTCCCAGTAGAACTGTATTGGCAGCTGTAATGCAAACGCATGTTGGTAAAAGAGACTGGAAACAATTTACTGCTCTTCTTTTTCCACGACGGGTAAATACAGACAGACTTTTATCATCAACACAAGATACCCAAAGACATTCACTCTCCTTTTGTATAGAAAAGTCCAAGAAGTTTACGTTTACCTGGGTAAGTTTGTGGATCGATTTGTCGTTCGCTATTCTTACAAGTTCCAAACGTTTCATTCGTATGTCTCCAATCCAAATTATATCGGGGCTAACGATACTCAGCGAAGTTATTCGACTCAAATCGACCGAGAATCCATTCGGATCCCCCAGGGATTCATCTTCATCTACCAAGAAGTTGAAAGCGTGGTCCACAGTTTTGTCCATCGATTGGTCTCCAGAGCGAACAACCTTTGGGGTGGATTGATTTGCCGTTCCACTTAGGGTGAGCATTAACGATCCAAGCGGTGACGGGAAATTCGATAAAATATCAGGGCCTGGAAGATATTGAATATCATTCAGTTCCGGGTATTCGAACGGTTCCCAATCACTAACACTTGCGTTGACACCTTGTAATAACAAATGGGTGTCGTTCGACTGAGATAGCAACCTAAGACGCTCCCTTTCTTGGATTAGACGTTTATTGCGCTTCAGAATACGTGGTTGGAAATCGAAAACTTTCCTCTGTTCAGTTTTAGAAAATTCGTCTAATTCCATCAACAAAGACTTCGTCCATCCATCAATTTGCTCCTTGATCTCCCCATTTCTACGGATAACCACATCTTTAAGACGTTTTGTTGCGATTGTATGCTCTGATTTCCATGTCTGTATTCGCTCCTGTAAATGATTCACAGCTGGTATCTGGATCCCCTCAATTTCTGATGTAATGGACTGAATTTTGTTTCTCTGTTGCTCGTTTACAGTTTCAAGTTTTTCAAATGTATGTCCGTTATGATTCGATGTGACGCAATCTAGACAAACAAGCTCACCGCAAATTGTACAGTATAGAGAAATTCTGCCTTTTGCTTCACAAGAACATAAAATGTCCACAATAGCTTCTGCGGTGCCACTTTTTGATCCAAAGAGGTTCACAAAACTGTGGGATTTAAAGATAGATTTTCGAACATGGCCTTtcttgcaattttcacaaaatgcTTGTTTGCAGGTTACACATTTCCAACGCGCACATTTTTGTTTCAGACATTTGTCGCATGTGGCTAAAAGATATATCTTTGTCAAACTCTCCTCTCGCTTTAACATTGTCTTTCTTTCAATCTTTTCAAGTTGTTGCCACTCTGTATTTAAAAATGTTGTTACTAGCTGTTACAAGTTAACTTGTGTAACAAGTTTGTATACCGACTgaatgtaagaaaaaaatatagtattCATTTTCTCAATTTGACTTTTTTAATCAGATTATAATTAAGGGGTGCTAAGAGTTTATTGTGTATCAGAACAtgctttaaaataaaatcttcGGAAAGAAATGCtcaaaataacatataaatcAGTGATATATAGGTAAGCACTGtggatatatataatatattcctCATAATGGTAATAAATTGCATTTTAAGAAATGCATATTTCGAAATCCCCGTGGTGAACCTCTTCTTAGTAAAGTAAGAATATACCCAAGATGACAAAGTAAAATTATTGAAGATGAAATATGAGCAAAAGTGTAAAAAGATACTATCCATCAAACAATACAGTTTAACGCATCAAGTGTTATGATTTATAAAGGGATCAAAATGTATTCACGATAGACACTAAATGTctaatttaaagtttattttgtaAGCGAAACCCTTTTCATATGTtacaaataactttaaaaataaaactttattttataaaatcataCAAACAGTCTAATTTGTAATCAGAACTTAAATAATGAAGTGGGCAAAACCATTTATTTGTCCGtcgcaattttaaaataaaatcatataaaagatgaaaaggctaaatttaatttaatttcgtaTCCACCCTTCTTATAACCAGGTTTGTGTCAAGTCAGGAATACAACAGTAGTTTACTATTCTTGACAGGTTTTATATGGACTTTTGTAATTACCTTTGAAAACGGTTTTAATTGTTTGTCATATTCTTGTCTGGCAAGCAAATTCTATGTAAATcttatcaatcgatttatgacttttgaacacctgtatactacagttgcctttTATATCTCCGAGAAATTATCAAGACAAAAAAGTCACAAAACTCTAATGGCAacagtaatcaaaggtaccaggattataattttgtacgccaaacgcgtttttcgtctacataagactcatcagtgacgctcgtatcaacatatttaaaatccaaacaagtacaacttGAAGAgtatttaggatccaaaattccaaaaagttgtgccaaatacggctaaggtaatctatgcctgggataagaaaatcctcagtttttcgaaaaattcaaagttggaaatttataaaaaaacaagaatgtgtcctcagtacacgaatgccccactcgcactatcattttccatgttcagtggaccgtgaaatcggggtaaaaactctaatttggcattaaaattagaaagatcatatcatagggaacatgtgtactaagtttgaagtcgattggacttcaacttcatcaaaaactaccttgaccaaaaactttaacctggagcgggacagacggacgaacagacagacagacggacagacggacgaacggacgcacagaccagaaaacataatgcccctctactatcgtaggtggggcataaaaaaatgaccacattattgatattcatgtcaacatggtcaacaccgaagtgttcactactgagctggtgatacgctcggggacaaaacgtccgccagcagtgacatcgacccagtggtgtaaatagttattagaggtaccaggattataatttcgcgtttcctctacataagactgatcagtgacgctcatatcaaaatatttataaagccaaacaagtacaaagttgaaaatcatttcgtcgctgggcttctaaaatgtcgtatatgactttttttttactaaaaatactttttgacatcaatggtctgggcgggaggaaatctttggtatcacaaaatagcatacagtcagaccaatcaaaatgtgtgaaataagacatattacaaaattgccgattccgtttttttttgtaaagtttgcttccaaaatgttgtatgaaaacttgaaaatcgttgtagaatggctttgggaaaaaaataattgtacatttctttatttctgtgaaaataatttaagttcttggataatccagaaatgtcaaagtttttatttaaatcactgctatttacaaaaatgttcaagtacacatacgacattttggaagtatgcattttgccaaaattttcaaagcctgtttgtgagatatttttttcttgaaaaatttgtaatttacaacataattttagaagcccagcgacgatttaggatccaaaattccaaaatgttgtgccaaatacggctaaggtaatctatcacCAGGAATCAATGGAAGTTAAAGTTCGCCATAACGGGCTTATATTTTAAAGAAGGGTCAATTCTGTGAGAGATGTGTTGCATGAGACGATGCAAGTATAACTGTTATTTTCTAAATTTGTGACATTTTATTTATCCTTTACCTGGGTGGATGCATGAATTCGCAGACAGAAATGAAATGTCGATTGCAATTTCTTGAACAGTGTGATTTTCAAGCTCCCAACACGTAAAAATTATGATAAGGTCCCGCAGGTTGCCTACTGCAAGACCAAATTTCGATCCCAACAAACCCTCATTTAGTATGTAGTCAGTTGAAATTAATGCAGTTCATGCCGTTCGACTTTGTTTTTACGGTAATCTATACCGATTGGattaattgtttatattcttgAATATAGATAAAATCGTCAGGCAAACATCATCATCAATAAATATTCAATATGTTCTAGTAAAATATAGTTCTGGATTAGAGGTAAAAATGATCAATTTTGGGGATTCATTTAGGAACGTTTAGGGCAAGATCTCATAAATGTATGACACTTGATCCGCACGAAATGATGAGTATTtttaacgcgcgtctggcgtactaaattataatcctggtacctttgatagctatttaaCGTATTGAATAAACTTTCATTCCTGTAAGAGTTTATTTTGTAGTTCGAGTAAATATGAACTTTGAACATACTGACTTGTTTTATTTTTGCTCATTCACAACGCAGTCCGATATGCGGTTTAATTAGAACAAAAGAATTCGACCTCTTGTGTTTAGAAGGTAGAAAAGTGAAACAAACTTTGTGTACGGTTGTCAAGATGTCACAAAAGTTACTTTccgtaaagtcattataaatatttgcattcacgttgtttaattttcatattgtacaattgttaACAATACAACTTGCAAACAATCATTTTTAAAACGACCATAAGTCAAGCTGTTACGTCATTTAGGGGGTCTCCTTAAAAACTGCTACTTTTTTTTGcccgacataaaaaaaatctggggaaaattgcaaaaattgagaaatgaattgTCAATCGTTTAAGACCATTCCCAAAGTGGCACACCTAAAATTGACATTTGGACGCAATTTCAAAGTTGGATGTTATATGACGGtgttttgttaataaatttacgcatcgaacacacccgtcctatatatgtaacatcacatgacttttaagtgattaaaactaatttttattaaataatatttgcatGCTTGACATGtctttttcttaaacaattacaTTTACACCGACAgtcattatttctgtattattttaaaaagttttgttacacattttgttacatcttagTTATGCAGTAACCCGGATTGTTTGATCATTGTGAAGTTGAATATATTTATATCGTTGTATTCCTTTTGTTTGTGATAACCAATTGTCGCtcggaattattttttatacatcatttattGATCTTGTAATTTCTTGTAATTTAGTTTGCGTCTTATTTCTTTGGTGTCATATTTTGGCTATGTTtgtgcaaggatttgtatagtgtatacaaatccttggtttgtgttcgatcatacagtataataagtcggtagttgcccgcgaatggatttttttttaatttcttgtgacTCTTTGCGTCTTATTTGTTGATTGCAGTTGGTTTTTGTCGAACGAATTTTGGATCAGacgatattttttttgaatgaatCTTACCCCTCACTCTTTTTCACAATTTGAAGTTAAATTTTCGTTCCTGTATGTAAATAACCAGCACAAAGactcatttgtttttatacatttcaAGACTTCCATCGCACTGTTCAAACcaatattcagtggcggatctagaattttACATTAGgaggttaggggggggggggggggggggggctgactgaGCTAAAGAGAGCTCGCTCCAGTCATGCGTCagtgcttcagtgattccctatgtttaatcaaacatatttttccgacgaaagccccccccccccctccccgaATCCGCcttaaatttattctttaaaACGTTGTTCTTATACATACTTACCTCCATGTTATTGTCTCAAGTATTCAGTCTGCACCAAACACTTACAATCAACCAAGCCGTTGCTAAGACGGTTCTTAAAAGAGCAGCGTCTTGGGTTAAAATTGTACTTACTAAACAGTTTTTGATAATCTGTTACAGTTTTGTACAAGAGTTAGTCCTTtgttgttttaataataaaaacggAACTATTATGATGTTATGGGAAATATCGAGTTTGCTTGATATTGACAAATCAAAAAATTCAAGTCACATGGTAATGTTTGGGATGCTTAAACCtttgacatattttgtaagttgaaaaattaatatactaatttaaagaaCTTCTGGGGTGTTAACATTTACGGTTGACTAGCATATTTTATGTAGAATGTACAAacctgttttattaaaaaaaagagaagattATTCTAAAAGATAACGAAAATTAAGCATATGCTCTTTATTCTGTTCTTGAACAGGgctccaatttaaaaaaagaagaagggTTCAGCTGATAAGTTCTATGCAAAAGGAGAAAGGGGAAACCAATGGCACTGCTATATCAtttcagaaattatataaatcattACCATCAGTATTACAAGGCTATGAAGGATGCATAATGCATTCACATCTCTTCTGTTATGGATACGTTTGAcaaattatgtatataaaaaaaacaagttccttttgtggcataactttattcatataaattatttctcctacatatctttatatattgctttctttagTTCAAATTGGAATCTCAGATAAGCATCTGGTACTTTAAAACCTCTCCTATCTGTTCTATGCCTCTGGTCGACATGTGTACTTCAGAATAATTCCCGACTGTCGGATTTATAGCAGAACTTTCATACAACTTCTTGATAAAACTGCTGTCTATCTCCCTTTTCGACACTGCAAACATAAAAATCGAACAGGCAATTAAAGAGGGGGTTGCAACCACATGTTCCCCGTACAAACGGATCGGAACTAAGAGCTCTTTCCCGGATCTGCCACTGGATTTATACATCAGATGcatcacaaaatataaacatgttattaaatatactagaatatgaaatgaagaaaatttataatattaatcGAAAATGTTGAATTATAATTTATGTCTACGAAACCCAAAGTTCCTACTTCATTGGCCTTGTTTTCAAATcatatcaaatgttttcattggtCTTCACATGTTAGAATAATGTAGGTTATTGCATATTCTTCAGAGCTGTATCTTGAACTAATGAATTGAAAAAGAGGGGATGGATATACGTACTAAACATTAATTTTGTCTGTATTTTCAACATATCTAACAAACATGTGAGAAAAATTAGTTTTAGAATACGAAATATCTCTCTCATTCTGTAAACAGATATTGTAGGATTGTTAAGGTATGTTGGTGTTTTTGaactcccccctttttttgtgtAATGTACACCACAAAAACATTTAATTAGGATAAAGAACTAATAAACGATAGTCCTATAATGTAAGGCTTCagagtttcatttcatttcaggcgcggatccagaggggggggggggggggttccgggggttggaacccccctttttttttggacgatcaatgcatttgaatgggggcatgtagttggaacaccccccccccttttgtcctgggttaggaaccccccttttttaaaatggctggatccgcccctgcatttacattcaacatgtttatcggattttttttttatatcaatgttgaaccgttattttttatcggatttttttttaacttccaaTGTCGAACCGTTCAAccgttcaacattgatagtaaacaaaagttcgataaaaaatgttgaatgtaaatgatatgaacctccggtCTTATATTAGAGGACAATATATAAGACTTCTGagattcatatcatttacattcaacagttttatcggattttttttattactttgaacCGTTCAAcatcaatagtaaaaaaaatccgatataaaaacgttgaatataagtgatatgaacctCCGAAGTCTTATATAATAGAACTACGGTAAatagaataattgaaattcagTTAATTGAGTGTGGGAGGCTATTTTAATCCACTTTATGAGTGTGTATTAGataatgttacaatgtaacaaacctatcgaacacaccgtgaaaaataacattatctcccCTGGAAATGCTTAACAACAAGATACAAAAAGCTGCTACCTTTTTTTGCCCTAtatcacataattatgaaaacacattacatagaTAGGGAATACTGTGCTTGTGTACAGGTTTGAATGTGTAGGTGGCACACTCAGAACGATcgtctctagatttttttttaaattccacccGGCCTTTCCGGGTTCACGTAGCAACACGTTTTTTTCCTTTCCAGCTATTCCTGATTATgaataaatccaaaacatgcatttatcccaaagcaacaactattaaacaactcaCCTATACCAATGGTGATCGTCTAATTCCTAGCTGATTCCTTTAATCGTACCTTTCTTGACGACACCCATCGTTGTAGCGTCTACCATTGGAGGTAGCGAAATTACCTGATTTGACAGGAGAGCGAAATAAACAAGGGGAGCAATTTTATCGAACCGCATTCCGGACTGAACGGAAGAAGATTTATTAAATTAAACATTAGTTCTGCAAACTAATACAGGTTGGTCATATAGTGAGTTTCCGAAATGCTCGACGAATTGTTTTGTCTGTAAGACGCCATGCAGTTTGCCCATCAATTTCAGACTAAATcgttataaaaaataagaaaaaataaggACTATCTAGTGGTATACATGCAATAGACtaatatcaaatatcaatgaCTTTCCATCCGTTGGTTCTTTTTCAACCTACCTTATCACGAACATAATAAATGCATGGAGACGACGCCATTTGCGTGATTTAGACACAtttaagtttacaaaatattggtCACTGAGAAGTTCTCGATTGAATAGGCGAATGATCTTTGGGGAATGTAACATATAAATTGGTTAATTTCCGGGGACATTTTTTT encodes:
- the LOC139491361 gene encoding uncharacterized protein; amino-acid sequence: MLKREESLTKIYLLATCDKCLKQKCARWKCVTCKQAFCENCKKGHVRKSIFKSHSFVNLFGSKSGTAEAIVDILCSCEAKGRISLYCTICGELVCLDCVTSNHNGHTFEKLETVNEQQRNKIQSITSEIEGIQIPAVNHLQERIQTWKSEHTIATKRLKDVVIRRNGEIKEQIDGWTKSLLMELDEFSKTEQRKVFDFQPRILKRNKRLIQERERLRLLSQSNDTHLLLQGVNASVSDWEPFEYPELNDIQYLPGPDILSNFPSPLGSLMLTLSGTANQSTPKVVRSGDQSMDKTVDHAFNFLVDEDESLGDPNGFSVDLSRITSLSIVSPDIIWIGDIRMKRLELVRIANDKSIHKLTQVNVNFLDFSIQKESECLWVSCVDDKSLSVFTRRGKRRAVNCFQSLLPTCVCITAANTVLLGLSEKRNLWVDKNSVRKIVEIEPPNTVLLEIERDQNGKLLFTFPLRCSVNTRTGGIIAIDSTGQTTGRLIMCDPRGHLKHIYTGETFHNFRKPFDPTGVTSVSTGNVVACDHSNETFHVLDSDGILLKVYRADELDVEVPYSVACDGNGNFIIGNWPKTEDQEAKIFLLEESVFSASEICI